Within Limanda limanda chromosome 1, fLimLim1.1, whole genome shotgun sequence, the genomic segment TTTTGTCCTCATGGTTGCCAAGCGATTGTCGATACAGGAACTTCCCTGATCGCTGGACCGAGCAACGACATCTTTAACCTCCAGCAACTGATCGGAGCCACGCCCACAAACATTGGAGAAGTAAACAAAACCGAATCAATATTGATCTCGTATCTGAAAGTGAATTCTTAAAACTTGACAGAAAGTAGAATGtaacctttgtgtgtgtttagtttctTATCGACTGCGCCAGGTTGTCCAGTTTGCCTCATGTGACGTTCGTCCTGGGGGGGAACGAGTACACACTGACTGCTGAACAATATGTCAGGAAGGTAATGGCACTACTGGTCTGTTACTGGCTGTGTCCTGTTACCAATACAAGGCCCATACTGTTCTGTAATATGAAATCTCTCTCCCCTGATCTTCAGGAGATGCTTGGTGACAGGGAGATGTGTTTCAGTGGATTCCAGAGCGTGGACATTCTTTCCCCCGAGGGCCCCCTGTGGATTCTTGGAGATGTATTTCTGACAGAGTTCTACAGCGTCTTCGACCGAGGACAGGACCGGGTCGGCTTTGCACCTGTTAAGCACCAGAGCAAATAGTTGTGGCTAACAGCTGGATCAGCAATAAATATATCGAAAAGAAATGATGTAATTTCTCATTGATGGTTGTTTAttctaaaaatgtgttttgttgtgattcagcagcagcaacagataAAGTGAGTTCTTCACTTCAAGGTGCATTTACAAAATCAGAGAATATCACAATCGTTACAAATAAACAATTTTGTcccaaaaaaatattattttctagaaacctTTAAAGTCAATAATCCTGAGGAGCAGAACTTGATGGGATCGGTTTGGTCTGTGAGTCTGAGCTTAAAACACCTTTTCACTTTTCTAAAAACCCACTAATGTCTGTCTTTTGTCTGCGATGTGAGACGATACATCTTTCACGTCCGGGTCGAATGACTCTACTTGTACACGGGTTTAAATCGGCTCCGATCAGAAGCGATGGAAAAGAGACACCTGGGTGAAAGCactaatttggcaagacagcgaTGTGAGAGAGCGCCTCAGTTTTCAGTATGGTTATGATGCACagggggaaaaagagaaaggcaaactcctttACTGACAATGTGAAAGGAATCAAACACCTTTTAAAAGTTAAACCACATTCTAAAAACCTGCGCATAGctgctaattttggtgtaaaataGGATTAGGTGTGGATTACCTTCAGTTCCTCTTTTAGTCACTAAGTGGCATCCAAAAAACTCTGTGTAGAAGTGAACTGGAAAACCCCAGAGTTCTGAATAACAGACGCTCTTGCTCTTTTTTGGTTGTGTGCGAAATGTCATCATCAGGATTCTTTTGCGTattttgacttgttttcatgacAACTTTGTTCATTTTTGTCTCCAGTAACTAAACAAAACTGATCAGTAAATCAAGGTTAAGGCGTCAAATCGTTCACGTATTGAAGTCGTCAGCTCACTGACTGGTTCTGTTTGCCCAGTGTTATGTTACTAAGTGAGTggttctcttttctctcctgaaCTGCGTGACCGGGAGTTGTTGTTTTCGAGGTCCTTGCTGTTGTTGGTTCTGTCTGACTCATCATCCTCAGTCATTCCCTGGAAGCTGGGGTCCTGCTCGCGGTCCGGGAGCTGCAGAGTGTCGCTCGGTGGACCAGGTGATCTTCTGGACTGGAATCGAGCTAGACATCGCCTGCGCCTCCCCAGGCCCTTCGGGCTTGGCAGGCTGCGAACCGACGACTTCGACGTCTGCCTGGAAAACTGCAGGGAGAACTGACGCCTTCGTGGTCGAGTTGATTGCCGATTCTGGATATTTGTTGCTGTCCACTGGAAATCCTTTGGCCCTAATTGAGTGGGGGAGCAACAAACCAGGGAGTCGGCCCTGGAAAAACAAAGGATATTAAAGTCAAAAGAATCGATACTGATAAATATGAGATTGGAACAAGAATTGGAACATACCTCTGCCCAGCAGACCcttaaattcaaacaagctgcaccaaatttgacacactcatagatatcaatcCCCTGAATGGGCCTGTTCTTTCATCTACATCCAATAATTATTTCCCAGTAAAACTGTGagaatgtaaaaaaatacacaaagaaagtGATCAAAGTTTTACTGATGATCTTCAGTTGTTTTTGCACAATTCTgttgacaaacagacaaacagacaaacagacaaacagacaaacagacaaacagatggaaacatcAGCTCCTTGGTGTGTTCACAAAGAGACTGGCTGCGGCTGTTTATCTCAAAACCACAGCACAATAGTTTAAGTATCAACAGAGAAGTACAGACTCAAATGTTTTGTCTCTTTAAGTAGAACATGATGAATCACCTTGGATTTTCCAGGCCTGGCGCCTCTTCCGTGGAGGAAGGATCCAAACCGTTGTGGACGTTCGCCTCCTCGGCGTTGGCAGAAGAATCTGTCTTGTTCCAGACGTCAAACACTGGCGGGCTGATGAGAAGCCGGGGGAACACAGCAGAGGGGGAGACCTCAGGGGAGGCAGGGCTACTGTTGACCTCCCTCAATGTGGACAAGGTGTCCatgggaggaggggaggtgaCCAGGGAGGGGGTTGGGGCCAGGCCACCTGCACCTGGACTGAGCCTGaatgaacaggaagtgagaacACAAAGATCAGTGCGCCTCCTTCACAAAGAGAGTTCTTCTTAAAACCCACTAACACAGTTTTCCTGAAGATTGTGACATTCACCAATGTTTTCTTATCTGAGATTTGTTCCTATGTAAGAACATGACCACAATGAAGAGAACTGTACCTGAAGTCCGGGAAGAagcttcctgttgcatcactgcTGTGCCGTTTGAAGATGGGTCGAGGAGGTCGGAGTTCAGGAGGCTCCTGGACGCTCAGCAGCCGGCGGACTCGCCCAAGAACCTGCAAATTAAGTTTAGAGAGTTCTAGTTTatgaatgaaataattaaaCCGGAATTAAACCACAACCTTGTTGGCAaagttaaaaatacattatattacCGACTCTTGGCGCCGGGTCAGTACACACTCCGGTTGCCGAGGACAACTGTCGCTAATGTCGGCCTCATCAAActggagaatgtctgagagtctgGAAGAGACGTTGGATCAAATTTTGGACTGTTTGTTGAGTCGCTGAGGTTTTAATAGTTTTATCAACAAAATCAGTCACAGTTCAATTCAGACTTGGATTGAGATGAACACTATGAGGGACAATAACAGTTCCACTTCCATAATGATGATGTATTAGGTCTATAATATATCTATTTGTAGAATATGTTATTATCTTAACAGTAAAAACAGCAAAAGCTCAGAATGAATCCCTGCTAACAACTTTCAGCATCAGCAAAAATATCGAGACGATCAGTTTAAACCAATCAGCTcaattggttgaaacaaacaaataattaacaTGTCAAATATGCGTGACTGCGTATTGACCCCATGTCTGTGGTGGAGCCGAGGAAGGAGGGGATGCAGTAGTCGGCGGCAGCCAGCGTGTACGGTGGTCGAGCGTCACAGTCGTTCCAGTACATGTCTTTGGTCATGTGAGGCAAGTTCATGTGCATTTCATCCACAGCCAACAGCGACACCTGCTGGAACAGGGAAGCAGGACACAAAGAGAATGACGGGATtgtggtttgttgttttaatcaaaCACCATATTATAAAAAAGCATCTTAATCCATCACAGTGTTAGAAATAACAAACAATTTCAGAATAACatggagaaaataaacagaaatcaaACCTATTTTATTAGTAAGTTGTGATAAACTACAGATTTCCCTATTATTAGTAGGGCCTTTTGAAATGTATGTACAATTGTGTTCAGTAGTTAAATGAGTTTCTCTCAATTATGGTTAGGGTTTCTGTTCAGCTCTTAGTTACTGGACAGGGGACGGAAGAGGAGCTGACAGTTCAATATAATTATCAATCTATCCAAGTTCATTATTATAGTATTAAGCATCTACACTAGTACCATCAGTCCAGTGCTATCACAATCACTTCCTTTGCACCTTGTCAATCACTGACACGTGTCAACTGAAGCTGCTGCAAACAAACTGTTGGGATCTAGTTTGAGGTTTAAATCAGAAGCTGCTGTTTGTAATCTGGTGTTTTAGTTCATATTGATGCGTAATGAGTCTCATTAGGATTCATGTGAACCATGTGACCCGTGGGACCTGGACCCTCCACCCGGCTCTGATGAGCTTCATGGAAACTGGAGGACGGAAccggtgagtgtgtgagtgtgaacattGAACTGTCGTGTATTTCAAGCAGgagagtgatgaagatgatgaaggaaTAATTCTCTGCGGACCCAGTACTTGCTtgtataataaagtttattgaaaAGAAGTTATAGGTCAGGACGGGCTCTAGAAACTTGGAGACAGCACAAGCCACCCATCCATTAGCAGGTCAAAGATCATtccaaaaagagagagaactaacgagaaacatctggaggaatTTCTGAGAATCCAGGAACAGGGGCTGGTGGAAGCGGGTCCCTGCAGCAGTTCACTTGGAGCTGGTGTACTTGGTCACGGCCTTGGTGCCCTCGGACACGGCGTGCTTGGCCAGCTCCCCGGGCAGCAGCAGGCGGACAGCGGTCTGGATCTCCCTGGAGGTGATGGTGGAGCGCTTGTTGTACTGAGCCAAGTGGGAGGCCTCCCCGGCGATGCGCTCGAAGATGTCGCTCACGAAGGAGTTCATGATGCCcatggccttggtggagatgcTGGTGTTGGGGTGCACCTGCTTCAGCACCTTGTGCACGTAGTTAGAGTAGACCTCcttgctgctcttcctcttcttgccGGTCTTACCGGGGCCCTTGGTCTTCTTGGAGCCCTTCTTGGGCGCTAGAGCCTTCACTGATTCCGGCATCGTTTCAGTAGATCAGAtgagatgtgaggaggaggaggagcggcggAGCGGCTTTACACACATCACATGAAAGGCATGAAAGACAATTTAAACTTGTTCATAACCTATGATCGTCTGCCTTTCATTGATGAACCAATTTAAACTTGTTCAACTTGTTCATAGGTTATGAACAAGTTTAAATTGTCTTTCATGCCTTTCATGTGATGTGTGTAAAGCCGCTccgccgctcctcctcctccgcacaTCTCATCTGATCCACAGAATCAATGTGCCTAgaacttgtttccctttgctgagttatcataaggggcattgtgtatcactcctgctccttatgaaaggtccatgtttagtgatatttacagaattttTTAGTGGTTATTCTGTGGTTTATTAGTGTTCTTatagacacaagaggcacttgtttattctgttgttttgattatttgttgtccctacaagttcagatgcactagtccAATACTATTTGAGCCTCAGCATCAGGGGTTCCGAATTTGTAAAATGatacattatatgtatattgttgttataatttttcagtcagttgaaataaatcctgaagagaacaaatttgggttgttttgtgtctgtataggctttgcataaaaagcacttttaacacttaagtacatttaatatgagctactttaagacttttactcaagtcctTTCCtaacgggtgacttttacttttaccggagtcactttcaggtaagatatctgttcttttactcaagtatggctttcaagtactttatacaccactggcaCCAAGGAAGGCCCCAGCGCCTAAGAAGGCAGAAACCGTCTCTGAGTGAAACTCATTTAACTACTGAACGCAATTGTACATACATTTCAAAAGGCCATACTAATAATGGGGAAATCTGTAGAAGAACatggagaaaataaacagaaatcaaACCTATTTTATTAGTAAGTTGTGATAAACTACAGATTTCCCACTTTGTATGGGCTTTTGAAATGTATGCACAGCTGTATGCAAGTGAGTAGCTGAAATAGTAATTGTTTATATACATAGTATGAGTATGAAGTGTGTGCTAtataatcaaacacacaaatgtatcatatggttattaataaataattatgataACATAATATATCATATGATAATTAATTGTCATGTGTAATGTTAGATTAATATAGGAGTTTAtaaattcttcttctctgttggTTTACATCGTTCAGAACCTTTCACCGTCTGCCTGGTGACcagctcagccaatcacagagggGGAACCGCACAGTCTCATTTGcatgtgatgtttttaaagccgcgccgctcctcctcctcctcatatctGATCCACTGAAACGATGCCGGAACCAGCGAAGGCTCCAGCGCCCAAGAAGGGCTCCAAGAAGGCGGTGACCAAGGTCCCCGGCAAGACCggcaagaagaggaggaagagccgcAAGGAGAGCTACGCCATCTACGTGTACAAGGTGCTGAAGCAGGTGCACCCCGACACCGGCATCTCCTCCAAGGCCATGGGCATCATGAACTCCTTCGTGAGCGACATCTTCGAGCGCATCGCCGGGGAGGCCTCCCGCCTGGCTCACTACAACAAGCGCTCCACCATCACCTCCAGGGAGATCCAGACCGCCGTCCGCCTGCTGCTACCCGGGGAGCTGGCCAAGCACGCCGTGTCCGAGGGCACCAAGGCCGTGACCAAGTACACCAGCTCCAAGTGAACTGCTGCAGGGACCCGCTGCCACacaacggctcttttaagagccacccACCGGCTCCCGGAGACAAACCGTCCTGATGcttccactcacacactcactggctCCATTCTCAgtctcaatcaatcaaattgtatttgtacagcccatattcacaaatcacaatttgtctcatagggcttgtCACatgtgagacatcctctgtccttaaccctcagcaagagtaagggaAAACTACTAAAatccttttaacaggtaaaaatatgtagaaacctcagacaCATGTGAGAATCCAGcaaggacagaagtgcaatagatgtcaagtgaaggaaaacatcaAGATGTAGTTTTTaccagcattgatgagggtaaacatggTCACATGGTTCACATGAATCTTAATGAGACTCGCCACTCATCAATATGATCACAAACAGAGGATTCTGATTTAAACCTCTAACTACTTCCCAACAGTTTGTTTGCAGCAGCTTCAGCTGACACGTGTTTATGACACTTATTAACAGATGCTGGATCAGGGGTAAAGAAAGTGATGTGATAACACTGAGTGTTCACAGTGTAGATGCTTCATACAATAATGACCTCGGACAGATTGATGAATAATCATTATTGTATATAATCTGTCACCGCAgatccacttccttccactgaACAGAACTCATTTAACCATCAAACACATATCAGTCCATGTCTCGTCTGCTAATATGGAGGAGCAGGGTTTAGTCCCTGGTGCACGGGTCACACCGGGACATGAACCCAGAACTTTGCAACTAGTATTGAGAGGATGTGGTGATAAAACTTGGTGTCACTTCACCATGAGAAGGAAAATACTGATGTGTTGTTACCGGgcctttgtgtctttgttgagGAGATTCTTCCAAACTTTGTTTTACCAGCAATTTCAGAATTATTGATCGGTAAAGAACACATGTCTTCTTTATTATGTATTCATCAAGTTGTCTGTGAATgactaataaattatattttaaaggagaagagaaatgGCCTCTTATAAGCCACTAAGAGGCCATATTTATCATCCTTCACACAGACAATTTgatatacatataaaaaaatacatatatactaGTTGTAAAGTACTGAGTTCATGTCCCTTCAGCTGTAGatcaataaaatacatataatataaaatatgatgaaGTTTGGTGTGTTTGTACAGTCTCTGCTTCTGTCACTGATATCTGAAGGAAGTCATATAAACGGTATAAATCAGGTCATTTATTTTCCAGTGTAAGAGGGAAACTGTTAAATGACTTTTTGTGAATCATCATGTTatgatttattgtatttttgttattaatgACATTAGAGGTGaaccactgcagcagcagcctgcaggaCACATGTCTTCGGCCCGGCACCACTGCCCTGATCCTCGGTGTGTTTGCTGCCGACACAAAGCCTCAGTTTATCATGAAATAATCATCGGTAGCTTGAGTGTTTTCACAGCGGGCCCCTGGACTAACATTTGGGGTAGATGGGGAGCTGGTTTTGATGGAGCTCCGGAGCATTTCAAACCATTTTAGGGGAGAAATTAGTGGGAAAACACGGTGATCGGCGCCGCTCCCCGCGGTGAACAGGCGAGGTTTAGGGGCTCCACGGGCATAACGCCCCGGTCCCCGGAGCTCTGCGTGCCTCCGACCTGAAGACACACGGGCCCGGTGCCGGTTGTCACCGCCGCGGACACCTGTCGCTTCTTccactgtgattttaagtcgTGGTAGCggtgagaagaaaacacaagatCCCGGTTTTCGGTGCACGGCGAGCCGCGGCGGGCGGGGTTGAGTCTCCATGGTTCTCATGGTGTGTTTAAGAACGGCCTCCCGCTGCAGGACATCACAACTCCCTGACTGACATCGAGGAACATGGTAGAAGAAGTTCCGACTCCAGCGCCGGCCAAGGGCCCGAAGAAGGCAGCAGCCAAGCCGGCAACCAAGGCGGCGACAGGGCCGAAGAGGACCGGACCCAGCGTCCGCGATCTCATCGTCAAGGCTGTCACCACCTCCACCGAGCGGAACGGCATGTCGCTGGCCGCCCTGAAGAAGGCTCTGCTGGCCGGCGGCTACGACGTACTGAAGAACAACTCCCGCGTCAAGGTCGCCGTCAAAGCGCTGGTGGACAACGAGGTGCTGCTCCAAACCAGAGGGACTGGCGCCTCCGGCTCCTTCAAGCTCAACAAGACCGCCTCCAAAAAAGCGAAGAAGCCCGCCGCCAAGCCCAAGAAGAGCCCGGTGAAGAAAGCTCCCGCGGCCAAGAAGCCCGTCGCAGCCAAGAAGACCGCGGCCGCCAAGAAGTCCCCGAAGAAGGCGAAGAAACCGGTGGCGGCGCCCAAGAAGGCGCCCAAGAGCCCGAAGAAGGCCGCCAAGAGCCCAAGGAAGCCGGTGAAGAGAACCCCGGTGAAGAAGGCTCCGGCGGCCAAGAAGGCTCCCGCAGCGAAGAAGGCTCCGGCCAAGAAGCCGGTGGCGGCGGCGAGGAAGGCTCCGTCCCGGAGAAAGTGAGCGGACACAGACCCGAACCCAACaaaaggctcttttaagagccacacaccGAGACCCGAGAGAGCCGCTTCCTACCGTCACACTGAATACAATACTAACACATGATCTATATCACAATACCTAAAACTTCTACATGATCTCCATCACAATACTTCCTACTTCTACATCATCTATATCCCAAAACTTTATACTTCTACCTGATCTCAATACTTTACAGTACCTGGACTGTCTTACATACTGAGCAGCACTTCGTACTTCAAGTTTCTAATACTCTATTTACACTGTTAATACATCAAGTtgaaacatgtatttataatcatatacaaatttaaaacacatttacagtatCAGATATTGTGTAATGTACACAATTGAGTATTATTCATCTTTATATGATCAGGACACACACGGTAATGAGTCACTGTTCTGAATGTAAACACTTTACTTTTAGAGGAGTAACTGTACATGTTGCTACAATAGAAATGTAAAATAGTATTTCTCTTGTGCTCAGGTCACGATGAGACTATTAATCCTGCAGGAAAATTATGATATATGAGTAATATATATGATGGGTAGCAGGggataaaatatatgaatataatattattttgttCCATGTCACAGTATTTTCATTGTGATTTTACTTCTATGAGCAATATTTGAGTGGAACAGAAGTTGATACAAAGTTTAAATTTGAAGCAGCAGTGACTTCGAATCTTTAGGTTCAGACTAAATtcagatttagttttaaaaaaacttttaaaatctaaatatataaaaattaaaGGTTACATTCAGATCACGGACAGTGCAGCGCCCCTATTGGCAAAAAGCTGTAACTGCAAGGCCATTCACtacagaaataattaaataaacattttgtagTAAAACATGGATcattatgaaaatgtattttcacatttatttatctatacatttctcttttcatttattGATGTATTCTTTACGgtaatttatttatgtattccacatatatttgtttctgtatttcaGCAGGGAAACTGCTGGAAACTTCCTCCTCAGACCAGAATGATTTAACTTtgactttaaaatgtcaaagtgtttaagtgttaagGTGTCAGAGTGAGTGGTCGTGAGTCTGATCCCGAGGTCCGGAGCCTCCACGGGC encodes:
- the LOC132998868 gene encoding bestrophin-3-like translates to MTVTYSSKVANASFFSFHRLLLRWRGSIYKLLYREFTMFVLLYTVLSVVYRLVLFDDQKRLFEKVSMYCDKYAEQIPVTFVLGFYVTLVVNRWWNQFVNLPWPDRLMFHISSCVQGKDEYGRLLRRTLVRYVNLTSLLIFRSVSTAVCKRFPTMDHVVEAGFMTPEERKVFDNIRSPHLKYWIPVVWFSNLASKARQEGRIQDSIDLQNILNEMNLFRTWCATLFGYDWVGIPLVYTQVVTLAVYTFFVACLIGRQFLDPAQCYQGHDLDLYVPVFTLLQFFFYSGWLKVAEQLINPFGEDDDDFEVNWIIDRNLQVSLLAVDEMHMNLPHMTKDMYWNDCDARPPYTLAAADYCIPSFLGSTTDMGLSDILQFDEADISDSCPRQPECVLTRRQESVLGRVRRLLSVQEPPELRPPRPIFKRHSSDATGSFFPDFRLSPGAGGLAPTPSLVTSPPPMDTLSTLREVNSSPASPEVSPSAVFPRLLISPPVFDVWNKTDSSANAEEANVHNGLDPSSTEEAPGLENPRADSLVCCSPTQLGPKDFQWTATNIQNRQSTRPRRRQFSLQFSRQTSKSSVRSLPSPKGLGRRRRCLARFQSRRSPGPPSDTLQLPDREQDPSFQGMTEDDESDRTNNSKDLENNNSRSRSSGEKREPLT
- the LOC133028673 gene encoding histone H2B 1/2-like is translated as MPESVKALAPKKGSKKTKGPGKTGKKRKSSKEVYSNYVHKVLKQVHPNTSISTKAMGIMNSFVSDIFERIAGEASHLAQYNKRSTITSREIQTAVRLLLPGELAKHAVSEGTKAVTKYTSSK
- the LOC133028743 gene encoding histone H2B 1.2; the protein is MPEPAKAPAPKKGSKKAVTKVPGKTGKKRRKSRKESYAIYVYKVLKQVHPDTGISSKAMGIMNSFVSDIFERIAGEASRLAHYNKRSTITSREIQTAVRLLLPGELAKHAVSEGTKAVTKYTSSK
- the LOC133028380 gene encoding histone H1-like; its protein translation is MVEEVPTPAPAKGPKKAAAKPATKAATGPKRTGPSVRDLIVKAVTTSTERNGMSLAALKKALLAGGYDVLKNNSRVKVAVKALVDNEVLLQTRGTGASGSFKLNKTASKKAKKPAAKPKKSPVKKAPAAKKPVAAKKTAAAKKSPKKAKKPVAAPKKAPKSPKKAAKSPRKPVKRTPVKKAPAAKKAPAAKKAPAKKPVAAARKAPSRRK